From Streptomyces zhihengii, the proteins below share one genomic window:
- a CDS encoding XdhC family protein — MLDIAEELDRWVGQGRSFAVATVVGVGGSAPRQPGAALAVDADGTAIGSVSGGCVEGAVYDLCRQALESGDTVAERFGYSDEDAFAVGLTCGGVLDVLVVPVGVDAPWREVFAAGLAAAARGEAAALARLTDGPAALAGRALLVRPDGTYDGTLGGHPELDRTAAAEAAALLDAGRTGTVVIGEDGSRCGQPLTLFVESSVPAPRMIVFGAIDFAAALVRVGKFLGYRVTVCDARPVFATAARFPEADEVVVDWPHRYLDSTATDGRTVLCVLTHDAKFDVPLLERALRLPVAYVGAMGSRRTHEDRNRRLREVGVTEIELARLHSPIGLDLGARTPEETALSIGAEIVAVRRGGSGVSLTGAHTPIHHDGPGPVAGRIGSVA; from the coding sequence ATGCTGGACATCGCCGAAGAGCTGGACCGGTGGGTCGGGCAGGGCCGTTCGTTCGCCGTCGCCACCGTCGTCGGCGTCGGGGGCAGCGCGCCCCGGCAGCCCGGGGCCGCGCTCGCCGTCGACGCCGACGGCACGGCGATCGGCTCGGTCTCGGGCGGCTGTGTGGAGGGCGCGGTCTACGACCTGTGCCGGCAGGCGCTGGAGAGCGGCGACACCGTCGCCGAGCGCTTCGGGTACAGCGACGAGGACGCCTTCGCCGTGGGGCTGACCTGCGGCGGGGTCCTCGACGTCCTGGTCGTCCCGGTCGGCGTCGACGCGCCCTGGCGCGAGGTGTTCGCCGCCGGGCTCGCCGCCGCCGCACGCGGGGAGGCCGCCGCGCTGGCCCGGCTCACCGACGGTCCGGCCGCGCTGGCCGGCCGGGCCCTGCTGGTACGCCCCGACGGGACGTACGACGGGACGCTCGGCGGCCACCCCGAACTCGACCGGACCGCGGCCGCGGAGGCGGCCGCCCTGCTGGACGCCGGGCGCACCGGGACGGTCGTCATCGGTGAGGACGGCTCGCGCTGCGGGCAGCCGCTCACCCTCTTCGTCGAGTCGAGCGTCCCCGCCCCGCGCATGATCGTCTTCGGCGCGATCGACTTCGCCGCGGCGCTGGTGCGCGTGGGCAAGTTCCTCGGCTACCGGGTCACCGTGTGCGACGCGCGGCCCGTCTTCGCCACCGCGGCCCGCTTCCCGGAGGCGGACGAGGTCGTCGTCGATTGGCCCCACCGCTACCTGGATTCCACCGCGACCGACGGCCGCACGGTCCTGTGCGTGCTCACCCACGACGCCAAGTTCGACGTCCCGCTGCTGGAGCGGGCGCTGCGGCTGCCGGTCGCATACGTCGGCGCGATGGGCTCCCGCCGCACCCACGAGGACCGCAACCGGCGGCTGCGCGAGGTGGGCGTCACCGAGATCGAACTGGCCCGCCTGCACTCGCCGATCGGTCTCGACCTGGGGGCGCGCACCCCGGAGGAGACCGCGCTGTCCATCGGCGCCGAGATCGTCGCCGTCCGGCGCGGTGGCTCGGGCGTCTCCCTGACGGGCGCGCACACCCCGATCCACCATGACGGGCCGGGCCCGGTCGCCGGGCGCATCGGCTCGGTGGCCTGA
- a CDS encoding NCS2 family permease, translated as MTQQSTEPRTTAEDAGAGTRQPAGRSWLDRYFHITRRGSTIGREVRGGITTFMAMAYIILLNPVILSVPDATGARLDGDQLTTATAFAAAATTIVMGLIGNVPLALAAGLSVSAVIAFQVAPEMTWENAMGMCVIYGLVIVLLVVTGLRELIMNAIPLALKHAITMGIGLFVCLIGLVSAGFVTSMPGPGGVAGAKPIQLGTHDMLTGWPVLCFAVTVLLIFALQVRKVPGAILIGIVGGTVFAAVVHQLAGLDRAAWGGLNAPELSGSPVSAPDFGLLGSVSFSGIGDIGGITVGVIVFTLVLAGFFDAMGTIIGIGQQAGLADDKGRMPGLNRALAVDGAGGAIGGFAGASGQTVFIESTAGVGDGARTGFASVVTGLAFTLCLFFTPLAQLIPSQVAAAALVVIGSMMLANARHIDWTDQATSIPVFLTTVLMPFTYSITAGIAAGVISHVLIKTVQGKVREVGWLMWVLTAVFVAYFALSPIEGWLGVA; from the coding sequence ATGACCCAGCAGTCCACCGAGCCGCGGACGACGGCGGAAGACGCCGGAGCCGGCACACGCCAGCCCGCCGGAAGATCCTGGCTCGACCGGTATTTCCACATCACCCGGCGCGGATCGACCATCGGTCGAGAAGTGCGCGGCGGCATCACCACCTTCATGGCGATGGCGTACATCATCCTGCTCAACCCGGTCATCCTGTCGGTCCCCGACGCCACCGGCGCCCGGCTCGACGGCGACCAGCTCACCACCGCCACCGCGTTCGCCGCGGCGGCCACCACGATCGTCATGGGGCTCATCGGCAATGTGCCGCTGGCCCTCGCCGCGGGACTCAGCGTCTCCGCGGTCATCGCCTTCCAGGTCGCGCCCGAGATGACCTGGGAGAACGCGATGGGGATGTGCGTCATCTACGGACTGGTCATCGTGCTGCTGGTGGTCACCGGCCTGCGCGAGCTGATCATGAACGCCATTCCGCTGGCGCTCAAGCACGCCATCACCATGGGCATCGGCCTCTTCGTGTGCCTGATCGGTCTCGTCTCGGCCGGCTTCGTCACCTCGATGCCCGGTCCCGGCGGTGTCGCCGGCGCCAAGCCCATCCAGCTCGGCACCCACGACATGCTCACCGGCTGGCCGGTCCTCTGCTTCGCGGTCACCGTGCTGCTGATCTTCGCCCTCCAGGTCCGCAAGGTGCCGGGCGCCATCCTCATCGGCATCGTCGGCGGCACCGTCTTCGCGGCGGTCGTCCACCAGCTCGCGGGCCTCGACCGGGCCGCCTGGGGCGGACTGAACGCGCCGGAGCTCAGCGGTTCGCCGGTCAGCGCGCCCGACTTCGGGCTCCTCGGCTCCGTCTCGTTCAGCGGCATCGGCGACATCGGCGGCATCACCGTCGGCGTCATCGTCTTCACCCTGGTGCTGGCCGGCTTCTTCGACGCCATGGGCACCATCATCGGCATCGGCCAGCAGGCCGGCCTCGCCGACGACAAGGGCCGGATGCCCGGCCTGAACCGCGCCCTCGCCGTGGACGGCGCGGGCGGCGCGATCGGCGGCTTCGCCGGCGCGTCCGGGCAGACCGTCTTCATCGAGTCCACCGCCGGCGTCGGCGACGGCGCGCGCACCGGCTTCGCCAGTGTGGTCACCGGACTCGCCTTCACGCTGTGCCTCTTCTTCACCCCGCTCGCCCAGCTCATCCCGTCGCAGGTCGCCGCCGCGGCCCTCGTCGTCATCGGCTCGATGATGCTGGCCAACGCCCGCCACATCGACTGGACCGACCAGGCCACCTCGATCCCGGTCTTCCTGACGACCGTCCTGATGCCCTTCACGTACTCCATCACCGCGGGCATCGCGGCCGGTGTCATCTCCCACGTGCTCATCAAGACCGTCCAGGGCAAGGTCCGCGAGGTCGGCTGGCTGATGTGGGTGCTGACCGCCGTCTTCGTGGCCTATTTCGCCCTCAGCCCCATCGAGGGCTGGCTGGGCGTCGCGTAG
- a CDS encoding xanthine dehydrogenase family protein molybdopterin-binding subunit: MTQHTRAASAPAGTPTTVTQGSRTRGGIGESTLRPDGTLKVTGEFAYSSDMWHEDMLWGQILRSTVAHAEIVSIDTSEALAQAGVYAVLTYDDLPTEVKNYGLEIQDTPVLANGVVRHHGEPVALVAADHPETARRAAAKIKVEYRELPVVTDEASATAPGAPLLHPGRDDHHAGHVAHPNIVHRQPIVRGDAAEAAKRADVIVSGEYVFGMQDQAFLGPESGLAVPAEDGGVDLYVATQWLHSDLRQIAPVLGLPEEKVRMTLSGVGGAFGGREDLSMQIHACLLALRTGKPVKIVYNRFESFFGHVHRHPAKLWYEHGATRDGKLTHMRCRIVLDGGAYASASPAVVGNASSLSVGPYVVEDVDIEAIALYTNNPPCGAMRGFGAVQACFAYEAQMDKLAKALDMDPVAFRQLNAMEQGTLLPTGQPVDSPAPVAELLRRVKARPLPPERQWETTAGADVRALPGGLSNTTHGEGVVRGVGYAVGIKNVGFSEGFDDYSTAKVRMEVIAGEPVATVHTAMAEVGQGGITVHAQIARTELGVTQVTINPADTQVGSAGSTSASRQTYVTGGAVKNSCELVREKVLELGRRRFGSYHPAWATAELLLEGGKVVTDGGEVLADLVDVLEDDAVEIEAEWRHRPTEPFDLRTGQGNGHVQYSFAAHRAVVEVDTELGLVKVIELACAQDVGKALNPLSVVGQIQGGTTQGLGVAVMEEIIVDPKTAKVRNPSFTDYLIPTILDTPTIPVDVLELADEHAPYGLRGLGEAPTLSSTPAVLAAIRNATGLELNRTPVRPEHLTGT, translated from the coding sequence ATGACACAGCACACCCGGGCCGCGTCCGCCCCCGCGGGCACGCCCACCACCGTCACCCAGGGCTCCCGCACCCGGGGCGGCATCGGCGAGTCCACGCTCCGCCCCGACGGCACCCTCAAGGTCACCGGCGAGTTCGCGTACTCCTCCGACATGTGGCACGAGGACATGCTCTGGGGCCAGATCCTGCGCTCCACCGTGGCCCACGCCGAGATCGTCTCCATCGACACCTCCGAGGCCCTCGCCCAGGCCGGCGTCTACGCGGTCCTCACCTACGACGACCTGCCGACCGAGGTGAAGAACTACGGCCTGGAGATCCAGGACACCCCCGTCCTCGCCAACGGTGTCGTGCGCCACCACGGCGAGCCGGTGGCCCTGGTCGCCGCCGACCACCCGGAGACCGCGCGCCGCGCCGCGGCCAAGATCAAGGTCGAGTACCGCGAACTGCCCGTCGTCACCGACGAGGCGTCCGCGACCGCGCCCGGCGCCCCGCTGCTGCACCCCGGCCGCGACGACCACCACGCCGGCCATGTGGCGCACCCGAACATCGTGCACCGCCAGCCCATCGTCCGCGGCGACGCCGCCGAGGCGGCGAAGCGCGCCGACGTGATCGTCTCGGGCGAGTACGTCTTCGGCATGCAGGACCAGGCGTTCCTCGGCCCCGAGTCCGGTCTGGCCGTGCCCGCCGAGGACGGCGGCGTCGACCTCTACGTGGCCACCCAGTGGCTCCACTCCGACCTGCGCCAGATCGCGCCCGTCCTCGGCCTGCCCGAGGAGAAGGTGCGGATGACGCTCTCCGGCGTCGGCGGCGCCTTCGGCGGCCGCGAGGACCTGTCGATGCAGATCCACGCCTGCCTGCTGGCGCTGCGCACCGGCAAGCCGGTCAAGATCGTCTACAACCGCTTCGAGTCCTTCTTCGGGCATGTGCACCGCCACCCGGCGAAGCTCTGGTACGAGCACGGCGCGACCAGGGACGGCAAGCTCACCCACATGCGGTGCCGCATCGTCCTGGACGGCGGCGCCTACGCCTCCGCCTCCCCGGCGGTCGTCGGCAACGCCTCCTCGCTCTCGGTCGGCCCGTACGTCGTCGAGGACGTCGACATCGAGGCGATCGCCCTCTACACCAACAACCCGCCCTGCGGCGCCATGCGCGGCTTCGGCGCGGTCCAGGCGTGCTTCGCCTACGAGGCGCAGATGGACAAGCTCGCCAAGGCCCTCGACATGGACCCGGTCGCCTTCCGCCAGCTCAACGCCATGGAGCAGGGCACCCTGCTGCCGACCGGGCAGCCGGTCGACTCCCCGGCCCCGGTCGCCGAACTGCTGCGCCGCGTCAAGGCGCGCCCGCTGCCGCCCGAGCGCCAGTGGGAGACCACCGCGGGCGCCGACGTACGGGCCCTGCCGGGCGGTCTGTCCAACACCACCCACGGCGAGGGCGTCGTCCGCGGCGTCGGCTACGCGGTCGGCATCAAGAACGTCGGCTTCTCCGAGGGCTTCGACGACTACTCCACCGCCAAGGTGCGCATGGAGGTGATCGCCGGCGAGCCGGTGGCCACCGTGCACACCGCGATGGCGGAGGTCGGCCAGGGCGGCATCACCGTCCACGCGCAGATCGCCCGCACCGAGCTCGGGGTCACCCAGGTGACCATCAACCCGGCCGACACCCAGGTCGGTTCGGCGGGCTCCACCTCGGCCTCCCGGCAGACGTACGTCACCGGCGGCGCGGTGAAGAACTCCTGCGAGCTGGTCCGCGAGAAGGTCCTGGAACTCGGGCGCCGCCGGTTCGGCTCCTACCACCCGGCCTGGGCGACCGCCGAACTCCTGCTGGAGGGCGGCAAGGTCGTCACCGACGGCGGCGAGGTCCTCGCCGACCTGGTCGACGTGCTGGAGGACGACGCCGTCGAGATCGAGGCCGAGTGGCGGCACCGCCCCACCGAGCCCTTCGACCTGCGGACCGGACAGGGCAACGGACACGTCCAGTACTCCTTCGCCGCGCACCGCGCGGTGGTGGAGGTGGACACCGAGCTCGGCCTGGTGAAGGTGATCGAGCTCGCCTGCGCCCAGGACGTCGGCAAGGCGCTCAACCCGCTGTCCGTGGTCGGCCAGATCCAGGGCGGCACCACCCAGGGGCTGGGTGTCGCCGTCATGGAGGAGATCATCGTCGACCCGAAGACGGCCAAGGTCAGGAACCCGTCCTTCACGGACTACCTGATCCCCACCATCCTCGACACGCCGACCATCCCGGTCGACGTGCTCGAACTCGCCGACGAGCACGCCCCCTACGGGCTGCGCGGTCTCGGCGAGGCCCCCACCCTGTCGTCCACCCCGGCCGTCCTCGCGGCGATCCGGAACGCGACCGGACTGGAACTGAACAGGACGCCGGTGCGCCCCGAGCACCTCACCGGCACCTGA
- a CDS encoding (2Fe-2S)-binding protein, giving the protein MRVNFTVNGRRQEADDVWEGESLLYVLRERLGLPGSKNACEQGECGSCTVRLDGVPVCSCLVAAGQAEGREVVTVEGLADYARQRAEHGGCASGACGTSLQDAQGWSAQGTDSQTGEGTELSPVQQAFIDAGAVQCGFCTPGLLVAADEMLERNPSPSDEDIREALSGNLCRCTGYEKILDAVRLAAARQGHEEATV; this is encoded by the coding sequence ATGCGCGTCAACTTCACCGTCAACGGACGCCGCCAGGAAGCGGACGACGTCTGGGAGGGCGAGAGCCTGCTCTACGTCCTGCGCGAGCGCCTCGGGCTGCCCGGCTCCAAGAACGCCTGCGAGCAGGGCGAATGCGGCTCCTGCACGGTCCGCCTGGACGGCGTGCCGGTCTGTTCCTGCCTGGTCGCCGCCGGGCAGGCCGAGGGCCGCGAGGTCGTCACCGTCGAAGGGCTCGCCGACTACGCCAGGCAGCGCGCCGAGCACGGCGGCTGCGCCTCCGGCGCCTGCGGCACCAGCCTCCAGGACGCCCAGGGCTGGAGCGCGCAGGGCACCGACTCGCAGACCGGCGAGGGCACCGAACTCTCCCCGGTCCAGCAGGCGTTCATCGACGCCGGCGCCGTGCAGTGCGGCTTCTGCACGCCCGGCCTGCTGGTCGCCGCCGACGAGATGCTGGAGCGCAACCCCTCGCCGTCCGACGAGGACATCCGCGAGGCGCTCTCCGGCAACCTGTGCCGCTGCACCGGCTACGAGAAGATCCTGGACGCCGTCCGCCTCGCGGCCGCCCGCCAGGGACACGAGGAAGCGACGGTCTGA
- a CDS encoding FAD binding domain-containing protein has product MDFLRPASWEEALAAKAEHPTAVPLAGGTDVMVEINFDHRRPEYLMDLNRIGELTEWEVGSESVRLGASVPYTAIMENLRAELPGLALASHTVASPQIRNRGGVGGNLGTASPAGDAHPALLAAGAEVEAASVRGTRMIPIDEFYTGVKRNALAPDELIRAVHIKKADGPQQYSKVGTRNAMVIAVCAFGLALHPETRTVRTGIGSAAPTPVRAKEAEEFLNAALDEGGFWESGKIITPSVAKQFAELASGACNPIDDVRGTAKYRRHAVGIMARRTLGWTWEQYRGTARTLEGAA; this is encoded by the coding sequence ATGGACTTCCTTCGCCCCGCAAGCTGGGAGGAGGCGCTCGCCGCGAAGGCCGAGCACCCCACAGCCGTCCCCCTCGCGGGTGGCACCGATGTGATGGTCGAGATCAACTTCGACCACCGCCGGCCCGAGTACCTCATGGACCTGAACCGCATCGGCGAGCTCACCGAATGGGAGGTCGGGAGCGAGAGCGTCCGGCTGGGGGCATCCGTGCCCTACACCGCGATCATGGAGAACCTCCGCGCCGAGCTCCCCGGGCTCGCGCTGGCCTCGCACACGGTCGCCTCCCCGCAGATCCGCAACCGCGGCGGCGTCGGCGGCAACCTCGGCACCGCGTCCCCGGCCGGTGACGCCCACCCGGCCCTGCTCGCCGCGGGCGCCGAGGTCGAGGCCGCGTCGGTGCGCGGCACGCGCATGATCCCCATCGACGAGTTCTACACCGGAGTCAAGCGCAACGCGCTCGCCCCCGACGAGCTGATCCGCGCCGTGCACATCAAGAAGGCCGACGGACCCCAGCAGTACTCGAAGGTCGGCACCCGCAACGCCATGGTGATCGCGGTGTGCGCCTTCGGTCTCGCGCTGCACCCCGAGACCCGCACGGTGCGCACCGGCATCGGCTCCGCAGCGCCCACCCCGGTGCGCGCGAAGGAGGCCGAGGAGTTCCTGAACGCAGCGCTGGACGAGGGCGGCTTCTGGGAGAGCGGCAAGATCATCACCCCGTCGGTCGCCAAGCAGTTCGCGGAGCTCGCCTCCGGCGCGTGCAACCCGATCGACGACGTGCGCGGTACCGCGAAGTACCGCCGCCACGCGGTCGGCATCATGGCCCGCCGCACGCTGGGCTGGACCTGGGAGCAGTACCGCGGCACCGCCCGCACGCTGGAAGGAGCTGCATAG